The Theileria equi strain WA chromosome 2 map unlocalized gcontig_1105316255037, whole genome shotgun sequence genomic sequence AAGCAAAGTGGTATACCTGTAAATGTTGGGGGCTACTATAACAAAAACGTTACTGCGTACTACCTTGGTTATGATGAAAGTAATGTTTTACCACTAGTAGTTGGGATTACTAAAGGTGGAAATAACTATGATTACTACAAAAGAACCCATCCTCTTTCAACTTCTAGTTCATGGAAAAAAGAAAATGGGATACGCAACGATATTCAACTTCCCTCAAAACTCCAAGAAATAAGTGCTAAGTTAACTGAACTTGTTGTACTAAATCTCACTCAAACTAAAGGTACTTACTATGCCAATGGTAACACTAGTCCTCCCCCAAAGGCTAACCCAAATACTCAAATTGAAGTCACTGAGTCAAAGATATACGATTGTTATAAGAAATTCAAGCATAGCCCTGTTACTGTAGGATCAAATATAAGACCCCTTTCTACCAAAACTACTTCTAGaaacataccatttgaGTCACCTGTATATGGAACAGAGTGTAGAGAGGCTTGtgtctattactggaaagaGGACTCTGGATACATAAAAGCATTAACCCTTGGGTTAAAATCATCTGGAAGTTATGCATACTATACACTTACTGGTGACCATTGGACAAAATCTGAAGAGATCAAGGATGATACTCTCGACCAGAAGTTGGATGAACAGAACTGTGAAAAGAATGATGCTCATgttatagacatttcaaagaCAGATAATGGTCCTTATGATTGCCCAAGTTGTGGAAATAATAATAAGAAGATCACTGTGGCTTCAACGAATCGCTACGCTTATTCCTATTACATACATGTTTCTTCTGGGAAAATTTGTAGATTCAAGGATAAGGGAACAGACCAAACTGGAGTTGAGTTTCTAAAGAATACCACTCAACTGTGTGTATATCACTATCCAAATGGGCCCAATGGAATTCCACTTTTGATTTATCTTCAAGATTCATCTAGTTGGTACCAAAGGAGATCTCCTGACTCGACTGAATGGACTACAGTCGAAGAAGGTAATAAACCCAGTGACCCATTTACGGGTAATGATGTAAATTTATTAAAGCTTCTAAAGGCTAAACTACCAACTGTTACTATCAATGTTGGACAAACTAATGTTAGTGATAGTGGAAGTGGTACATATCAGGATACTTATGGAACCACTGAAACAATCAGTCTTACTAAAAATGTTGTACTGGAATCTGAGAAAAAAACTGAGTATACTAGCTTTGTTCATTCTGTTCTGAATAAAGATGGTTTCCTGGTTAAACAGGTTACACACAACGGCTCCCCTCTATTTAGCCTACTGTCAAGTTTCATTCTTAAAAATGTAACGGTATATTACTATGGTACTGATTTCAAACCTGAGAACCTTGTCCTGGTTGAACTTGAGAAAAGAGGCAGTGATCTTAGAACCAGTACGCATATTATAGCAGAGGGAGCGGAGGATCTAGATGGACTACTATTCCCAGACAGACTGAGAAACTAGGCTCTCTTCTCACTACTAAACTTGGCCAGTTAAAGGAGAAACTTGAAACTGAGAGAAGGCAAGCATCTAAAGGTAATGGATCTGGACATACTGATGCAGTGAGGAAGGGCCTTAAGATTGGTGGTGGAGTACTAGGAGGCTTAACTACAGTAGGAACAGTAGCTGGTATAGTAAAGAAGTTTTGGCGTACTATAGCTACAATTCTCATTACTTCCGTATAGAGCGCTCCTCATGACAttacccttggtaggtacTAGACACTCCCCCTtctagactcctctcttgttggtatactggaatgctagaaTCCAGAGACCTTGCTCTCTAAAATCATTTTAGCCCTTTTGAGCTCACTTTGTGTTCCGCATACTCATTCCACTCTCCCCAGCGGTTTCTTTACAACTATTTGCATCTTGATACCCTTCATAAACATATGTAGGTTTAATGTACGACGATTTGATGTCTGAGCGTGAGCCAATAGTTGAGCGTGCATTGACGCTTTTAACTCCAGATTTGGCCACTGACAGGTTTCGCAGGATTGCAAGGGGTATGCACATTagtactttgagaatgTATCCCCCTCTGGAGGAGCAGAATTACGATCCCTTTGTACCATATTTGGCCCCCTTTATCGAGGAGGCAAAGTTTCAGATTCAGGAAGAGGAGGAGTTGTTGGGATACCACCCAGTGGACAGAAGAGTATTTTGCGGTAAGTTTGTCTGGAGTAGCATGACTCTTGTACAGGAGGAACAACTGGGTTTGGAGATTTAGAACCAGGCATGCACTTTTTGGTCTCGCTTCCAAACCTCTATGGAGCTGCCATGGGTAATATTAAGAAGAAGTAATAGTGACTGTTAACTTGTCGTTTCTTGTGCTTGTAGATGCTACGGTTATGTTGTTGCAAGGGTTACCGATGGAGCGCACATCTCATTTATGGATGCTAAGTCTCTTTCTTGTATGGTTCACAATCGCCAAGATCCGTGTCCCTCTCCTCATCCATCCATTCTTCTGGGTACCTCTTCCGCTCCGGGTGTCCTTCTAGGTACTTTTGCCTCTCTGCACccattctaggtacctctGTCTTGCCTAGGCTATTTCCGCTCTATAATCACCAATCTTCCATCCAGAGAGTCCCCTGAATACACCAAACATACCTAGAAACGTATAGTAGCACAACATTCACAATTGGCCACCAAATGACCATCTCCAGCTACACACCTGCTGGGCCATTTTCTGCGCTCGGCTCGCATTCCCCATGGTGCAGAAATTTCTTCATACTGAAAACTATGCCTCCATCCCTGTGATGGGCGCGAGATGGCGCGTTGTATTCTCCTTTTCCTCTTGGCCTCTCTAGTGTGTATCGCCAAATCGCACGTTGTGGACATTTCCCTCGACACCTTCCAGGGTGTGTCTTCTAGGGACTTTTTTGTGTTTAAAATCCCCCTGAGAATTTACATTTCGGACGCAAACTTGACGATTCTCGAGGTGGTTGACAGTTTTAGGACCCTCTGGAAAGCCGAGCATGAGGGCTCCTACTGCAAGTACGTCTGGGTCTACTGGTCTCCTGACCGGCAGGCGCTCGTGGAACTGCTCGTCGTAGACGCAGAGTCAAAGATGGAGAGGATATCGTACAAGAAAGAGAGATTCATTTGGGAGAGAATCGATAATCACGCATTCAATGCAGCCTTTTATCGGACGAAATCAGAGTTTGAATTGATGGAAAGGAGTATAATGAGTAGTGGAAAAGCATCAGAAGAAGGAATCAGAGCTTCTGTGGGCTCTGCTGATTCCACACC encodes the following:
- a CDS encoding ubiquinol-cytochrome C reductase complex 14kD subunit, putative (encoded by transcript BEWA_040230A), which encodes MSLERVVGRVFAKCASNSKKASLAPTEGYKRLLEGPKAPQHFYRKFIAPWYFKIFSGPFERWQHACLTRYLREHGLMYDDLMSEREPIVERALTLLTPDLATDRFRRIARGMHISTLRMYPPLEEQNYDPFVPYLAPFIEEAKFQIQEEEELLGYHPVDRRVFCGGTTGFGDLEPGMHFLVSLPNLYGAAMGNIKKK